In the Flavisolibacter tropicus genome, one interval contains:
- a CDS encoding 4-alpha-glucanotransferase has translation MKIDFYIRFRTKFGESLAITGNLPVLGNQDVTQALPMEFLNEEFWHASIDLDPALLTKLHYQYVFTTDNGEVIKEEEKFRQIDLETINQKHIVLIDTWNHAGSFENAFYTAPFKEVFFTQKQNYKPKKAKGATHFFNVKAPLLQPNEVICLLGNTEPLNNWQTEAPIILEKNGDWWTTAVNLSDSAFPVVYKYGVFDTKQGIFVHFEEGENRTIHIADCTNRLTILHDGFTQLPNNTWKGAGIAIPVFSLRSNNSYGVGEFSDIKLLADWASNTGFKLIQLLPVNDTSATMTWQDSYPYAAISAFALHPIYINLSKVAGKRFASALKSALKKQKQLNSLPEVDYEEVMHYKMQALRELYTLDENAFLQEKEFKDFFGENASWLKSYAAFCLLRDKWGTSDFNKWKSHSVYNAEEVEKLASPKNKSSKEIRFWYFVQYHLHLQLKDAASYAHKKGLALKGDIPIGIYRYGVDAWVAPELYHMENQAGAPPDDFAVKGQNWGFPTYNWKRMQEDNFEWWRQRFHQMSNYFDAFRIDHILGFFRIWSIPLDAVEGILGRFVPALPVMVTELGEKGIWFDYERYCKPYITDAVLDQIFGELAETVKTQFLQPNENGRYNLKEGFDNQKKIEDYFSGLEETSDNNLLKNGLFDLVTNVLFFEEPGSNRKALHFRISIDNITSFQHLDEQTRAKLKELYIDYFYHRQDEFWKHEAMGKLPALKEATDMLICGEDLGMVPHSVPQVMQNLGILSLEIQRMPKNPATEFFHPSDAPYLSVITPSTHDMSTVRSWWEEDSIRTQRFFNTILESPGEAPAQCEAWVSRAIILQHLYSPAMWSIFQLQDLFGINETLRRDNPDEERINNPANPKHYWRYRMHIPLEQLIKETTFNEELRDYIIHSNR, from the coding sequence ATGAAGATCGATTTTTACATACGGTTTCGTACGAAATTCGGTGAATCGCTTGCTATTACAGGCAACTTACCTGTATTGGGTAATCAAGATGTTACCCAGGCGTTACCAATGGAGTTTCTAAATGAAGAATTTTGGCATGCTTCCATTGATCTTGACCCTGCTTTGCTGACGAAACTGCACTACCAGTATGTTTTTACTACTGATAATGGCGAAGTAATAAAGGAAGAGGAAAAATTCCGGCAAATCGATCTGGAGACAATCAATCAGAAACATATTGTTCTTATAGATACCTGGAATCATGCAGGATCATTTGAAAATGCCTTTTATACAGCACCATTTAAAGAGGTTTTCTTTACGCAAAAACAGAACTATAAACCTAAAAAGGCAAAAGGAGCTACCCATTTTTTTAATGTAAAAGCACCGCTGTTACAGCCTAATGAAGTGATTTGTTTGTTAGGTAACACAGAGCCCCTAAATAATTGGCAGACAGAAGCACCTATTATTCTTGAAAAAAATGGCGACTGGTGGACCACAGCGGTCAACCTTTCAGATTCGGCTTTTCCGGTTGTTTATAAATATGGTGTTTTTGATACGAAGCAAGGAATCTTTGTTCATTTTGAAGAAGGTGAGAATCGCACCATTCATATAGCTGATTGTACAAATCGGTTAACAATCCTTCACGATGGGTTCACGCAATTACCCAATAATACCTGGAAAGGTGCTGGTATAGCCATTCCTGTCTTCAGCCTACGTAGTAATAATAGTTATGGCGTTGGCGAATTTTCAGATATTAAGTTATTAGCTGATTGGGCTTCAAATACAGGCTTTAAACTGATTCAGCTGCTACCTGTTAATGATACTTCTGCCACTATGACCTGGCAGGACAGTTATCCATATGCAGCTATTTCTGCGTTTGCCCTTCATCCTATCTATATTAACTTAAGTAAGGTCGCGGGAAAACGTTTTGCGAGTGCTTTAAAATCTGCTCTAAAAAAACAAAAGCAGTTAAATAGCTTACCTGAAGTTGACTATGAGGAAGTTATGCATTATAAAATGCAGGCTTTACGAGAATTGTACACATTAGATGAGAACGCTTTCCTACAAGAGAAAGAATTCAAAGATTTTTTTGGGGAAAATGCCAGTTGGTTGAAGTCCTATGCTGCGTTTTGCTTATTGCGTGATAAGTGGGGTACCTCGGATTTCAATAAATGGAAATCACATTCTGTCTACAATGCGGAAGAGGTTGAAAAATTAGCTTCACCAAAGAACAAGTCGTCTAAAGAAATCCGTTTCTGGTATTTTGTACAATATCATTTACATCTTCAATTAAAAGATGCGGCTTCGTACGCACATAAAAAAGGGTTAGCGCTAAAAGGTGATATTCCTATTGGTATTTATAGATATGGTGTTGATGCCTGGGTAGCACCTGAGCTTTATCATATGGAAAATCAGGCAGGTGCTCCTCCTGATGATTTTGCAGTGAAAGGGCAAAACTGGGGTTTCCCAACCTATAATTGGAAACGCATGCAGGAGGACAACTTTGAATGGTGGCGCCAACGCTTCCATCAAATGAGTAACTACTTCGATGCGTTCCGTATTGATCACATTCTTGGCTTTTTCCGTATTTGGAGTATTCCATTAGATGCAGTTGAAGGCATTTTAGGCCGCTTTGTTCCAGCCTTACCAGTAATGGTAACCGAGTTGGGAGAAAAAGGTATTTGGTTTGACTACGAGCGGTATTGCAAGCCTTACATCACGGATGCAGTACTTGATCAGATTTTTGGAGAGTTGGCTGAAACCGTAAAAACGCAGTTTCTTCAGCCAAATGAAAATGGACGTTATAATTTGAAGGAAGGTTTTGATAACCAGAAAAAAATTGAAGATTACTTCTCTGGATTAGAAGAAACTTCGGACAATAACCTACTTAAGAATGGGCTATTTGATTTAGTTACCAATGTGCTTTTCTTTGAAGAACCTGGATCAAATCGTAAAGCGTTACACTTCCGTATTTCAATAGATAATATTACCTCCTTCCAGCACTTGGATGAGCAAACAAGAGCAAAGCTAAAAGAGCTATATATCGATTACTTCTATCATCGCCAGGATGAATTCTGGAAGCATGAAGCTATGGGTAAGCTTCCTGCTTTAAAAGAAGCTACAGATATGCTTATTTGTGGTGAAGATTTAGGTATGGTACCGCATTCTGTACCACAGGTTATGCAAAACTTGGGAATTCTAAGTTTAGAAATCCAGCGGATGCCCAAAAATCCTGCAACGGAGTTCTTCCATCCAAGCGATGCACCTTATTTATCTGTAATTACGCCATCTACCCACGATATGAGTACTGTCAGGAGTTGGTGGGAAGAGGATTCAATAAGAACGCAACGCTTTTTTAATACGATCTTAGAGTCACCTGGTGAGGCGCCTGCTCAGTGTGAAGCGTGGGTAAGCAGAGCTATTATTTTACAGCATCTGTATTCTCCTGCTATGTGGTCTATTTTCCAATTACAGGATCTGTTTGGAATCAATGAAACCCTGCGTCGTGATAATCCTGATGAAGAACGGATTAATAATCCTGCTAACCCTAAACATTACTGGCGTTATCGCATGCATATTCCATTAGAGCAACTAATAAAAGAAACTACCTTTAACGAAGAACTGAGAGACTACATCATCCATAGCAACAGATAA
- a CDS encoding dipeptide epimerase, which yields MKVSYKTYNLKFKHPFGISKGTKTHQPSIVVELEHMGWKGYGEAPAITYYDVTVEKMAQHLEFKKLMVEKFAFTDPERYWHYLHHLFPNNPFLVCALDIAGWDLWGKMRGKPLKEFWKPAHPKSPVTDYTIGIDTIDKMVSKMQEKPWPIYKIKLGTANDIAIIEALRKHTDATFRIDANAAWKADEALEKINAFKDLGVEFIEQPLAKDDWEGMKLLFEKSPLPLVADESCVFEQDVDKCLNHFHGINIKLTKCSGITPALRMIDRARELNMKVMVGSMNESTLGSAAIAHLMPLIDYVDVDGPLLLEEDIATGLTYNSDGTVFTSASPGLGIEYAGLYQKEKAPL from the coding sequence ATGAAAGTATCCTATAAAACGTATAATCTTAAATTCAAACATCCTTTTGGGATATCAAAAGGCACAAAGACACATCAGCCCTCTATTGTAGTTGAACTAGAGCATATGGGCTGGAAAGGCTATGGTGAAGCACCTGCCATTACGTATTATGATGTTACGGTAGAAAAAATGGCGCAGCATCTGGAGTTTAAAAAGCTGATGGTAGAGAAGTTTGCTTTTACTGATCCAGAGCGCTATTGGCACTACTTACATCATTTATTTCCTAATAATCCTTTTTTAGTATGTGCGTTAGACATTGCAGGATGGGATTTATGGGGTAAAATGAGAGGTAAGCCCTTAAAAGAGTTTTGGAAACCTGCACACCCTAAATCTCCAGTTACGGATTATACTATTGGGATTGATACGATTGATAAGATGGTATCTAAAATGCAGGAAAAGCCCTGGCCTATTTATAAGATAAAATTAGGTACCGCCAATGATATTGCGATCATTGAGGCTTTACGAAAACATACCGATGCTACTTTTCGCATAGATGCTAATGCTGCCTGGAAGGCTGATGAAGCACTAGAAAAGATAAATGCCTTTAAGGATTTAGGTGTTGAGTTTATTGAACAACCTTTGGCGAAAGATGACTGGGAGGGAATGAAGTTATTGTTTGAAAAATCACCTTTACCACTTGTTGCAGATGAAAGCTGTGTGTTTGAGCAGGATGTTGACAAATGCCTGAACCATTTTCATGGTATCAATATAAAATTGACAAAATGTAGCGGTATTACGCCTGCACTGCGAATGATCGATAGAGCGCGTGAGCTGAATATGAAAGTAATGGTAGGTAGTATGAACGAATCTACTTTAGGTTCAGCTGCTATAGCACACTTAATGCCTTTGATTGATTATGTAGATGTAGATGGACCTTTATTATTAGAAGAAGATATTGCTACAGGTTTAACCTATAATTCAGATGGTACTGTATTTACTTCAGCATCTCCGGGTTTAGGGATAGAATATGCTGGTCTTTATCAAAAAGAAAAAGCTCCTCTTTAA
- a CDS encoding DUF6089 family protein has protein sequence MKYITVLFLSFISHQLIAQDVDKGWHVGLLGGLVNYQGDLQPNSFSFERSQFLSQAWIRKNLNNRIAVKTGIGIGLITAADKYNRDYLQVRNLSFQTNIKEAFLNLELAILDIQRSRWTPYGYGGIAAFHFDPYAYDQTGNKIYLKPLSTEGQGISDFPDRKPYKLTQMALGFGGGVHFLVGEGLTVSLETGQRKTFTDYLDDVSDSYVDKDKLLAARGTKAVELAFRGDELNSNIPYPAHGEQRGTPKEMDWYYYIGLSVEVNLSKTNYLLSSIFNGRKENNYTRCPSVF, from the coding sequence GTGAAATACATTACTGTATTATTTCTTTCTTTTATTAGCCATCAGCTAATTGCACAAGACGTTGATAAAGGCTGGCATGTAGGTCTTTTGGGAGGCCTTGTTAACTATCAGGGAGATCTGCAACCCAATAGTTTTTCCTTTGAACGTTCTCAGTTTTTAAGTCAAGCCTGGATTCGTAAAAATCTAAACAATAGAATAGCTGTTAAAACGGGTATTGGTATTGGGCTGATCACAGCAGCAGATAAATACAATCGTGATTATTTGCAGGTACGCAACTTAAGTTTTCAAACTAATATCAAAGAAGCCTTTTTAAATCTTGAATTAGCAATTTTAGATATCCAGCGTTCGCGTTGGACACCATATGGTTATGGAGGAATAGCTGCTTTTCATTTTGATCCATATGCATATGATCAAACGGGCAATAAGATTTACCTGAAGCCTTTAAGCACAGAGGGCCAGGGAATAAGTGACTTTCCGGATCGTAAACCATATAAGTTAACCCAAATGGCATTAGGTTTTGGAGGAGGCGTACATTTCCTGGTTGGAGAAGGCCTAACGGTTAGTCTGGAGACAGGGCAACGGAAAACATTTACTGATTATTTAGACGATGTGAGCGACAGTTATGTAGATAAGGATAAACTACTGGCTGCCAGAGGAACAAAAGCAGTAGAGTTGGCATTTAGAGGCGATGAATTAAACAGCAATATTCCTTATCCAGCTCACGGTGAACAACGCGGTACTCCTAAAGAAATGGACTGGTACTATTACATTGGTTTATCAGTTGAAGTAAACCTTTCAAAAACCAATTATTTGCTTTCTTCTATTTTCAATGGAAGAAAAGAAAATAATTATACTCGGTGCCCTTCAGTTTTTTGA
- a CDS encoding DUF6089 family protein, with protein MRIVHTLCFLLLTQFAFSQSFHVGLFGGISNYQGDLIDKYYIGKLTKPAIGLTGMYDISDRVSLRAGLTFAKIAGSDKYISKDYLKARNLSFESKITEFSLLGEFNVFNLNSIRWTPYIFGGLAVFKFNPYTYDTTNTKYFLKPLSTEGQGLDQYPGSKPYSLTQFAIPFGGGIKYALSDRVRIGLEVGFRKTFTDYLDDVSTNYADAADLLAAKGAKAVELAYRAGELPGGNTTYPAKGAQRGGSKEHDVYYFTGLHLTYRLGGGDGFMGGGNKKGLGCPVVRP; from the coding sequence ATGCGCATCGTACATACCCTTTGCTTTTTACTTCTTACTCAATTCGCCTTCTCTCAATCTTTTCATGTTGGATTATTTGGTGGCATTAGTAATTACCAAGGAGACCTGATAGATAAATATTATATAGGGAAATTGACCAAGCCTGCAATTGGTCTAACAGGAATGTACGATATATCAGATCGTGTTAGTTTAAGAGCTGGACTAACCTTTGCCAAGATTGCCGGTAGTGATAAATATATTTCAAAGGATTATTTAAAGGCGCGTAACTTAAGCTTTGAATCAAAAATAACGGAGTTCAGCCTGTTAGGGGAGTTTAATGTATTTAACCTTAACAGTATCCGCTGGACGCCCTATATTTTTGGTGGATTGGCTGTATTTAAATTCAACCCTTACACCTATGATACTACTAATACAAAATACTTTTTAAAACCCCTTAGCACTGAAGGTCAGGGGCTTGATCAATATCCTGGAAGCAAGCCATATAGCTTGACGCAGTTTGCTATTCCTTTTGGTGGAGGTATTAAATATGCATTATCTGATCGTGTACGTATCGGGTTAGAAGTAGGATTCCGCAAAACCTTTACCGATTATTTGGATGACGTGAGCACTAACTATGCAGATGCAGCTGATCTTTTAGCCGCCAAAGGCGCAAAAGCTGTGGAATTAGCTTACAGGGCTGGTGAATTACCTGGAGGAAATACAACTTACCCAGCTAAAGGCGCACAGAGAGGCGGTTCAAAGGAACATGATGTTTATTATTTCACTGGCCTGCATTTAACCTACCGCCTGGGTGGAGGTGATGGCTTTATGGGCGGTGGTAATAAAAAAGGTTTAGGTTGCCCGGTTGTTAGACCATAG